TGGCCGGGCGAAGGGTGATGGTCCAGGCGATCACGCGCGATCGGCTGCGTCGTTCCTCACCGGCGCTCATCCGGTGAAAACGTCGGGCGCGAACATCAAGTGTGGTATGTCGGTCGATCAGGTCGCGGCTCAAAAGGTGGCCTATCAAACTCGTTTGCCATCGCTCGAACTCGGTACAGAACGTGGACGCGATGCAGGTGGTTGCGACAGCGGCTACAGCTGCGCGTATAGCAACACGATCTCGTGGAAGTCTGAAACCACGCCGATGGCCAAGGAGATCAATCCTCGTGCTGTTTTCGAGCGGCTGTTTGGCTCCTCGCGCGATCTCTCCGGCGATGCCAAGCGAAACGCTCGCGTTCGCCGCAGTGTGCTCGACTTAGTCCAGCAAGACGCCCAACAACTTCGCTCGAGCCTGGGGCAGACGGATCAACGCAAGCTCGATGAATACCTGACCGGCGTTCGCGAAATCGAAATGCGAATTGCCAAGATGGAAGATGCTGCGAAGCAGGAGCCCCCTAAGTTTGCGACGCCTGAATCGGTCCCCACCGACATTCGGGAGCACGTGCGGCTGATGTACGACCTGATGGCACTCGCTTTTCAAACCGACACCACGCGGGTCAGTACGTTCATGCTCGCCAATGAAGGGAGCAATCGGAGCTACAAATTTGTGGGGGTCAACAGTGGCCACCACGAACTGTCGCACCATCGCAATGAAGCCGACAAGATGGAGCTGATCAGCCGCATCGATCTCTTCTTTGCTGAAGAGTTTGCCCGGTTCCTTAAAACCTTGAAGAACTCGAAGGAAGAGGGTGGATCGGTGCTCGACAACAGCATGATTCTCTACGGCAGCGGACTTTCGGATGGCAACCGCCATCAGCATCACGATCTGCCGATTGTGCTTGCCGGCCGCGGTGGTGGCACCATCAACTCCGGGCGGCATATCGTGCTGAAAGACGAAACGCCGCTCAACAATCTCTTCTGCTCGATGCTCGACCGGATGGGAACTAAAGTTGACCGCCTCGGCGACGCCAGCGGCACCCTCTCCGAACTCGACACCTAACGCTGTTCGCTTGAAACCGATGCGATGTTGTCGAACAATCCGGCATAGGTCAGCTGCAGTTTCACGCAGCTGACAAAAGCATCGCAATGCTTTCCTTCTTAAAATCGCAGATTTCACAAAATCGTATCTGAAATGAACGATTGAGGGATTCAAGGGTGTATTAGCGCCCTACCAGCAGCCGATCGCCATGCATGTTGTCGATTAAGGGATTCGAGTGAATCTTGGCTATGGTGGTTCGAATGTCGTATTCCACCCTGTGAAAAGTGATTGTAGCTCCATCGATCGTGAGAAAAGCAGCTCGAGAATCACCATCGCGTGGCTGACCGACGGATCCGGCGTTCACCAATATTTTGTGATGGGGAAGTAGTTCGTACGACGGATTCGCGGCGGCGTCAACGAACGTCCAGTGACCTGTTTCATTGCGCTCAAACAGGCATTGATAATGCGTGTGTCCAACGACACATGCGATGTCGAATTGAGTGGCAATTCGCTCTAACTTTAACGTGTGGTAGATGTCTTCAGGAAAGAGGAATTCACGCACGTCCGCTGGAGTTGCATGAGTGAAATGCCAGCCATCTTGCAGATGTGACCGTTGAAAAGATCGCATTAACTTCAGCAGGTGGGCTGAATCGGGCGAAGTACGAATCCGCTCAGAGACCCGCTGAATCTCACGATTGAGGAATGGATTCCATTGACCGGGATCATGGTCGAGCACCGCGCATTCCCAATCGCCTGCGATCAGAACATCCCAATCGGCAGAGCGCCTCAGGCATTCAGCCGAATCTGGACCATAGCCCACGAGATCACCAAGGCAAATAATACGATCAGCACGAAGACGACCGATTTCGTCGAGCACTGCATCGAGTGCTTCGACGTTGCCGTGGATATCGCTGATCACTGCGTCCATTGGTTTTTGCCCAAGTACGCGAATGCAAGTTACTCAACCGGTGGAGTCGTTTGCTCGTAGCGAGGTTTGAAGACTACAACGCCTAGTGGTGGAACGTTGATGGTGATTTTGGCGGGGCGGCCGTGCCAGCCGGGAGCTTCTGCCAACGCGCCGCTGATGTTCCCCACGTTGCTGCCGCCATAGAACTTCGAGTCGGTGTTGAGCACCTCGTCGTACCACCCAGCGAACGGCACACCCAGGGCAAAATTCTTCCGAGGCACTGGGGTAAAGTTGCAGCAGACCACCAGGCAGTCGTCTCCATCCTTCGCTTTGCGGACGTA
This window of the Pirellula staleyi DSM 6068 genome carries:
- a CDS encoding DUF1552 domain-containing protein — its product is MTLIQKPEAKISRRTMLRGATCLLGLPLLEAMNASTVMGAAPSSAPVRMACIFFPNGAIMPEWRPKGEGKSFEFGKTLKPLTELKNEVTMITGLAQDNGRAKGDGPGDHARSAASFLTGAHPVKTSGANIKCGMSVDQVAAQKVAYQTRLPSLELGTERGRDAGGCDSGYSCAYSNTISWKSETTPMAKEINPRAVFERLFGSSRDLSGDAKRNARVRRSVLDLVQQDAQQLRSSLGQTDQRKLDEYLTGVREIEMRIAKMEDAAKQEPPKFATPESVPTDIREHVRLMYDLMALAFQTDTTRVSTFMLANEGSNRSYKFVGVNSGHHELSHHRNEADKMELISRIDLFFAEEFARFLKTLKNSKEEGGSVLDNSMILYGSGLSDGNRHQHHDLPIVLAGRGGGTINSGRHIVLKDETPLNNLFCSMLDRMGTKVDRLGDASGTLSELDT
- a CDS encoding metallophosphoesterase family protein is translated as MDAVISDIHGNVEALDAVLDEIGRLRADRIICLGDLVGYGPDSAECLRRSADWDVLIAGDWECAVLDHDPGQWNPFLNREIQRVSERIRTSPDSAHLLKLMRSFQRSHLQDGWHFTHATPADVREFLFPEDIYHTLKLERIATQFDIACVVGHTHYQCLFERNETGHWTFVDAAANPSYELLPHHKILVNAGSVGQPRDGDSRAAFLTIDGATITFHRVEYDIRTTIAKIHSNPLIDNMHGDRLLVGR